Genomic segment of Paenibacillus sp. FSL R5-0912:
CATATACCCCGCTCTCCAGCACGGGCTACAGCCCCACGCACGGGGTGGACTTTTATACCATCGGGCTGCAGATTGCGGGCCTTGGCACACTGATTGGCGGCATTAACTTCCTGGCCACCATCATCACGATGCGCGCACCGGGGATGTCCTTCATGCGGATGCCGATGTTCGCCTGGACTACTTTTATTACTTCAGCTATTATTCTATTCGCTTTCCCTGCTATTACTGTAGGCCTTGTCCTGCTAACTTTCGACCGGATACTGGATGCCAACTTCTTCAATGTGGCCGGAGGCGGCAATCCGGTGCTGTGGCAGCATATCTTCTGGATCTTCGGCCATCCCGAAGTATACATTCTGATTCTTCCGGCCTTCGGCGTCATCTCTGAGGTTATTCCGACCTTCTCGCGCAAGCGGCTGTTCGGGTACAGCTCTATGGTGTTCGCAACGATTCTGATCGCCTTCCTGGGCTTCATGGTCTGGGCGCATCATATGTTCACCACCGGCCTCGGTCCGGTAGCGAATGCGTTGTTCTCAGTCTCCACCATGCTGATCGCCGTTCCGACCGGGATCAAGATCTTCAACTGGCTGTTCACCATGTGGGGCGGACAGGTACGCTTCACCACCCCTAATCTGTTCGCAGCCGGCTTCATCCCGACCTTCACCATGGGCGGGGTAACGGGGGTCATGCTGGCCTCTGCGCCTGCGGACTTCCAGTTCCATGATACTTACTTCGTAGTGGCGCATTTCCACTATGTTATTGTCGGCGGTCTGGTGCTCGGTCTGTTTGCCGGACTTCACTACTGGTGGCCGAAGATGTTCGGGCGGATGCTCAGCGAGACGTTAGGCAAGTGGACCTTCTGGACGTTCATTATCGGCTTCCACCTGACGTTCTTCGTGCAGCATTTCCTGGGACTGATGGGCATGCAGCGCCGTGTATTCACCTATTTGCCGAATCAGCAGTTTGATCTGCTTAACCTGGTCAGTACTATTGGTGCGATGCTGATGGGGGTCGGCATGCTGATCTTCCTCACGAATATCTTCCTGACCTCGAGACGGCCGGCTGATGCAGCCGATGATCCGTGGGAAGACGGGCGGACACTTGAATGGACGATTCCTTCTCCGCCGCCGGAATATAACTTCAAGCAGACGCCGCTGGTGCGGGGCCTGGATGCCTTCTGGAAGGAAAAAATGGCCGGACACAAGGCGATGACCCCGTCCGAACCGGTGGGCTCGATTCATATGCCTTCGGCAACGATTCTGCCGTTCCTGATGTCGGTCGGTATTTTCATAGCGGGACTGGGCTTCATGTTCAGCCGTGATGAGTTCAGCAGCAGTATAATGAGCTTTCTGTTCAATAACTATATCGTTACGGCACTGGGACTGCTTATTACCTTCGGTTCCATGCTGATGCGGTCGCTGTTCGATGATCCGGGCTGGCATATTGAACCCGAAGAGCTGGAAGGAAGGTGAGCGGATATGACTACAGCACATGCTGAAGCAGCCAATGGAACTCTCCCGCATGAACCGGAAAAAGCAACCCTCGAAGGACGCAACAAGGTGCTGGCCTTCTGGCTGTTCCTTGGTGGGGAAGCGGTGCTTTTTGGCACCCTCTTCGCAACCTTCCTGGCGCTGCGCAATCAGACCAATGAAGGCCCGTCTGCGAATGAGCTGTTTCATCTTCCGCTGGTCGCGGCAGCAACCTTTCTTCTGTTGGTCAGCAGTCTGACCAGTGTCTTCGCGATCCAGGCGATGCACCGGGGCCGCGTCACTATGCTGCGGAACTGGCTGCTGGTCACGGTCCTGCTCGGACTATGCTTCCTGGTCCTGGAGATTTACGAATTCAGCGTATACATCAGGCATGAGGAATTCGGAATGACCACCAGTGCATTCAGCTCGGCTTTTTATACTCTGGTCGGCTTTCACGGTGCCCATGTGGCCTTCGGTATTCTGTGGATATCAGTACTGATCGGCCAGTTATTGCATAAGGGGCTGACGGTGGTAACCGCACCGAAGATTTATGTGTCGGCGATGTACTGGCATTTCATCGATGTGGTATGGGTCTTTATCTTCACGGTAGTATACCTGCTCGGAAAGGTGGGATGAAGCCATGACGACGAAGCAGCATTCTCCGGAATCTCCGGTGAAGCACCGGCACCGCCCGGAAGGACCGCAGCGGCATATTGTAGTCTTTGTCTTCTCCATTGTACTGACGCTGATCGCCTTTGCCGCAGTGGCTGCCGGAGGGGTGAATGCCACCTTTGCCGTTATTCTGCTGCTGGTGATGGCTGTGCTGCAGGTGATCCTGCAGATGGGCTTCTGGATGCATCTGAAGGACAAAGGGCATATGATGCCGATTATCTTCATGCTGGGCGGATTTTTTATCGCGGGGACTTGCATTATAATGTCGCTCTACTGGGTATGGTGGGATTAATACTGTACGGGGGGAGGGCTTGCGATGATGCCGGGATTACAATACTTCAGCTTTACTGAACTGTGGAGTCCGCTGTTTCTGGCCCTGATGCTCCTGCTGACTGCCGGATATTTTGTGCTGATCGGTCCGCTGGCCTCCCGGTTTGAGGGCAGTACTGCAGTCCCCTTCTGGCGGAGGGGGCTGTTCTTATGCGGAATGCTGGCCCTCTATCTGGCGCAGGGGGGACCTGTCAGTCTGCTGGGGCATATCCTTTTTTCGTTCCATATGGTCAGTATGGCCTTGTCTTATCTTGTCGCAGTCCCGCTGATTATGCTGGGGATTCCTGACTGGTGCTGGCGTGCGCTGCTCCGGGTGAATCCGCTGCGCGGCCTTGCTTTTCTGGCTAAGCCCATCGTTGCCGCACTGCTCTTCAACGGATTATTCTCGCTCTACCATATCCCGGCGATTCATGATTATGTCATGCTGCATTTCGCGGTTCACCGTCTGTACTACGCCGTATTATTCCTGACTTCAGGGCTCATGTGGTGGAATCTGATCAATCCCCTGCCGGAATACCGCGCACTGGGCGGCCTCGGTCAGGTAGGGTTCATCTTTCTGAACATGGTCCTGCTGACACCGGCCTGCGGGCTGATTATTTTTGCCGGTTCTCCCCTGTATGCTACGTATAGTGACCCCAATACCTGGGCGATGGCCATGGGCTACTGTGTACCGCAGAGTCCGGCTGCTTTGCTGCAGGCTTTTGGCGGACCCGGCTTCTTCGGATCTCTGTCCCCCAAGGTAGATCAGCAGGTCGGCGGCATCGTGATGAAGTTCATTCAGGAATTTATTTTTGCCTCGATGCTTGCTTATGTGTTCTATCATTGGTATAAAAAAGAGAACGGACAAGAGGACACGGAGTTGTCCGCGCCTGCCTCTGATCTTGCGGAGGAGGGTCTGAACTATAAGGGCTGGTAAGTGCCGAGGGGGATAATCATGGATATTTTCACATTGTTTCCAACGATCAGTACATCGTTCATCGTCATTAGCGCGGTGCTGGTGGCTATCGGCTGGAGACAAATCATTCAGGGCAAACGCGAAGCGCACAAGAAGACTATGATTGCAGCTGCTGTGGCGGCAATTCTCTTTTTCCTGGTGTATTCGTCAAGAACGATATTCGTGGGGAATACGACCTGGGGCGGACCGGATGATCTGTCGACGCTGTATCATGTCTTCCTGATCTTCCACATTGTGCTGGCTACCGTAGCTGCTGTATTCGGCATCACTACGCTGACGCTGGGCTTCAAGGCCAAGTATGCCAAACACCGCAAGTGGGGAAGAGTGACGGCTATGATCTGGTTTGTCACCGCTATTACGGGTGTTGCCGTTTATGTGCTGCTGTACATCTTCTATCCAGGCGGACATACGCTGCCGGTCTGGAAAGTCATTATGGGCGGTTAGCTGTAATTGAAGACAAGCCTGTACATCTGCTGTTCCGCTTATGCGGGGCGGGTGTACGGGCTTTTTTTTGTTGTACTGAAGCCTGCGAGTGAAGCGGACTGAGAAGACGTTATATCTCCAATAAACCTTATAGCGGGGATGAATCGGACTGAGAAGCGCTTATATGGTTCATTTGAGCTCCAAATGACGGATATCCGGACGCTTAACAGAATCTCAGTCCGATTGACCTGCCATTTCATCAGATTTGACCATATAGTATGCGAAAAACTGAACACCGACAATGTGCTGGCGCGAAGTCCATCGTACCAAATGTAAGCGAAAAACCGAATACAATGTGCTGGCGTGAAGGCCATCGTGGCAAATGTAAGCGAAAAACCGAATACAATGTGCTGGCGTGAAGGCCATCGTGGCAAATGTAAGCGAAAAACCGAACACACTGTGCTGGCGCGAAGGCCACCGGGCCAAATGTAAGCGAAAAACCGAATACAATGTGCTGGCGCGAAGGCCATCGTGGCAAAAGTAAGCGAAAAACCGAATACAATGTGCTGGCGCGAAGGCCATCGTGGCAAATGTAAGCGAAAACAAACATGTCTTTCAAGGCACAACTCCAGCATGAAAATGAGCAGCGTGGCTAAAAAACAGAACATCGTCTTTTCATTTATTTAACATATTTTAACGGAAAACCGAACACAATTGGACTGGGTAAGCCACGTAAGCCAAATGTAATCGAAAAACCGAACACAATTGGAAAGGGTGCACCGCGTAGGCCAAATGTAATCGAAAAACCGAACACAATTGGACTGGGTGCACCGCGTAGGCCAAATGTAATCGAAAAACCGAACACAATTGGACTGGGTGAACCGCGTAGGCCAAATGTAATCGAAAAACCGAACACAATTGGACTGGGTACGCCGCTTAAGCCGAATGTAATCGAAAAACCGAACACAATTGGACTGGGTAAGCCACGTAAGCCAAATGTAATCGAAAAACCGAACACAATTGGACTGGGTAAGCCACGTAAGCCAAATGTAATCGAAAAACCGAACACAATTGGACTGGGTGCACCGTGTAGGCCAAATGTAATCGAAAAACCGAACACAATTGGACTGGGTGCGCCGCGTAGGCCGTGCGTTTATCGCAGTGCCAGACGTATTTTCACAGAAAAACCGAATACAATGTGCTGGCGTGAAGGCCACCGGGCCAAATGTAAGCGAAAAACCGAACACAATGTGCTGGCGCGAAGGCCATCGTGGCAAATATATTTTACAAACCTCAAACCGTGATTGATTCAGTGATTCGTTTATTGAACTGACGGAAATAGAAATACAAATTTGGGACAATGTGGTAAAATGGTTTCGATAACATTTTTGTGCCAATTCTTACGTTCATAGGTATGATCCTTTTCGTATATGGGTTCCCCCAAAAATAGGATGAGATAAACTCATTCAACAGGAAACGATAGCTCACCTAAAGCGAGGTCAGCCTGTCTAGAGGGACGGCTACCTTCGTTGCGCTAAGGGGGCAGGAGAGTTGATATTTAGTGAACAGGGGGGCGATGTTGATGGAAATAAATCATTCAATTAAGAGTCCATCAAAAATCGGAACCATTATAGGGATGATAATTATGATATCGAGTCAATCTATTATTGTATTGAGAATGTGGGATCAGAGAGGTGTATTTTATGCTTCGGTTACAGCGATTCTTATTGGTTTAGTTGTACTGTTATTCGCATTGTATAGAACGTTTTTTAAGAAGCTAACCGAGTTATGCCTATCCGATGACCAAATTGTTCTTAATGGGAGAATAATCAACTCAAGCGATATTAAAGTGATAATGATCAGAGGCTACTTTAAACCTGTTGTCGGGATATTACCTTATAAGAGGAAGATCGTCCCATTGGATATGGCATATAGGTATTCAAAGGATGAAGATAAAGGTATCTCTGATCTAAAGAGTTGGGCAAAAATGAATAATGTAAGTATGGTCAATAAATCGTTTCAAACTTGGATATAAGACGAGGACGAATATAGCTGAGGATGGGTGAAAATGGACAACCACTATGAATACCTTCTGCTTGCCTTCGAAGAGGCGGAAAAAGCAAAAGAAGAAGGGACTTACCCTATTGGGGCAGTCATTATTGATTCTAACGGAACCGTTGTTAGCCGGGGTAGAAATAGAGTTTTTTCCAGCTGTGATACAACATCTCATGCAGAAATTGACGCTATAAGAAAGGCTGGACATAAAATAGTAGATGTTGAAAGCAAGAAATTTGTTGTGAAAAACGGGCTTACGTTATATACGACGTGTGAGCCCTGCCCGATGTGTACGGGGACTATAGTTCTCTCCAAGACTAAAAAGGTAGTGTGGGCAGCAAATGATGCTGATATCGGAGCATTTAAAAAATTCAAAGAAATGACCAGTCCGTTACCGATTTATAATGATTTATTCAATGACATTGAAATTGTGGCTGCTCCCTACTCTGATTTAGAAATTAGACAAAGACGAATGTTGGCTGAATGGAATAATGAATTGATATGTGACGCGGAGTGTTGATCGAAAATTACTAGAATCATATTAATCGACGCAATATACAGTAAAATGTAAGCAGGTTGTCTTGCAGGAGGGAATCAATATGCTGTATATATTTGGCGGGTTGCCGGGCACCGGCAAGTCTGCGTTATCATCTGCTTTAGCAAGTGAACTTCGGGCACCGTATCTTCGGGTTGATGTCGTAGAACAGGCTATGCGTGTTGCCGGGGTCAAGGTTGACGGACCTGAGGGTTACATCGTTTGTTACGAGATAGCGAGGCAGAATCTTATTTTAGGTCTGGATGTGATCGCAGACACGGTCAATCCCATTCACTATACACGCCAAGCTTGGCGTAATGTAGCAGAGTCTTTAGAAATTCCGTATGTCGAAATCGAAGTGGTCTGCTCAGACGAATGTGTACACAAGCATCGGGTCACTACTCGTACAACAGATATCCCCGGCTTTACTCTCCCCACTTGGGACGAGGTTAAGAACAGACATTACGAAGCTTGGGACCGCGACCACATCGTGATCGATACGGCTCATCAAACCGTGACGGAAAGCTGGATGTTATTACGTGAACAGCTAAGTCTGAAGAAATAATAAACTTGAGCTATGATTGTCGTAGACGATGCCTGCCTTACATTTGGATAGGGGAAGAAGCTAAATAAACAGCGACAGTCAAGGACTTGAATTTCTGTCCACAACTGCCGCTGTTTCACTTTCAAGGTCTGTCTAATGTTGCTGCTTGGAGCAAAGGTGAAGCTACAGGCGGAAGGAGGAGACAGTGCTCTGCAGCTCTTCGGCCAGGCTGGCCAGAGATTGGGCGGAAGAAGCGGTCTCTTCGCTGCTTGCAGCCGACTGCTGAGTGGTGGCGGAGATATTCTCTACAGCGGCCAGTACATTGGTCGATTGGGCCGCTTGTTCTTCACTGGCTGCGGCGATTTCGGAAATTTTCTGTCCGGCATTATTCACCATCGTAACGATTTTATGGAAAGAGACACCGGTTTTCTGTGACAACTCGGCACTTTCCTGAACGGCGCTCACACTGTCGCGCGTGTTCAGCTGCATCCCCTTGATGATGCCAGTTATCTGCTTGGTGGCTTCACCACTGCGTTCGGCAAGCTTTCGTACCTCATCGGCAACGACGGCGAAACCTCGTCCCTGTTCCCCGGCCCGTGCGGCTTCAATGGCGGCGTTCAAAGCGAGCAGATTGGTCTGGTCAGCGATATCCTCAATGACATCGATGATATCGCCGACCTTCTGGGAGTCCTCTTCCAGACGGGACATCTGACCGCTGACGGCCAGCATGCTCTCCATCGATTCCTGAATGATGCTGTTGCCGTTCTCGGCAATCGCCACGGTCTCATCGGAGATGACCGAAGCCTGTTCGGTGTTCTGGGCTACAGAGTGGATGGCGCTGGAGAGC
This window contains:
- the ctaD gene encoding cytochrome c oxidase subunit I, yielding MDWITTVDHKKIAILYLWAGGIFFGIGGLEAILIRIQLIKPMNTFLDAQTFNELITMHGTTMIFLGVMPVIFALMNAVIPLQIGARDVAFPFLNALGFWTFLFGGILLNLSWVMGGAPDAGWTAYTPLSSTGYSPTHGVDFYTIGLQIAGLGTLIGGINFLATIITMRAPGMSFMRMPMFAWTTFITSAIILFAFPAITVGLVLLTFDRILDANFFNVAGGGNPVLWQHIFWIFGHPEVYILILPAFGVISEVIPTFSRKRLFGYSSMVFATILIAFLGFMVWAHHMFTTGLGPVANALFSVSTMLIAVPTGIKIFNWLFTMWGGQVRFTTPNLFAAGFIPTFTMGGVTGVMLASAPADFQFHDTYFVVAHFHYVIVGGLVLGLFAGLHYWWPKMFGRMLSETLGKWTFWTFIIGFHLTFFVQHFLGLMGMQRRVFTYLPNQQFDLLNLVSTIGAMLMGVGMLIFLTNIFLTSRRPADAADDPWEDGRTLEWTIPSPPPEYNFKQTPLVRGLDAFWKEKMAGHKAMTPSEPVGSIHMPSATILPFLMSVGIFIAGLGFMFSRDEFSSSIMSFLFNNYIVTALGLLITFGSMLMRSLFDDPGWHIEPEELEGR
- a CDS encoding cytochrome (ubi)quinol oxidase subunit III; translation: MTTAHAEAANGTLPHEPEKATLEGRNKVLAFWLFLGGEAVLFGTLFATFLALRNQTNEGPSANELFHLPLVAAATFLLLVSSLTSVFAIQAMHRGRVTMLRNWLLVTVLLGLCFLVLEIYEFSVYIRHEEFGMTTSAFSSAFYTLVGFHGAHVAFGILWISVLIGQLLHKGLTVVTAPKIYVSAMYWHFIDVVWVFIFTVVYLLGKVG
- a CDS encoding cytochrome C oxidase subunit IV family protein, which gives rise to MTTKQHSPESPVKHRHRPEGPQRHIVVFVFSIVLTLIAFAAVAAGGVNATFAVILLLVMAVLQVILQMGFWMHLKDKGHMMPIIFMLGGFFIAGTCIIMSLYWVWWD
- the ctaG gene encoding cytochrome c oxidase assembly factor CtaG, coding for MPGLQYFSFTELWSPLFLALMLLLTAGYFVLIGPLASRFEGSTAVPFWRRGLFLCGMLALYLAQGGPVSLLGHILFSFHMVSMALSYLVAVPLIMLGIPDWCWRALLRVNPLRGLAFLAKPIVAALLFNGLFSLYHIPAIHDYVMLHFAVHRLYYAVLFLTSGLMWWNLINPLPEYRALGGLGQVGFIFLNMVLLTPACGLIIFAGSPLYATYSDPNTWAMAMGYCVPQSPAALLQAFGGPGFFGSLSPKVDQQVGGIVMKFIQEFIFASMLAYVFYHWYKKENGQEDTELSAPASDLAEEGLNYKGW
- a CDS encoding DUF420 domain-containing protein, which translates into the protein MDIFTLFPTISTSFIVISAVLVAIGWRQIIQGKREAHKKTMIAAAVAAILFFLVYSSRTIFVGNTTWGGPDDLSTLYHVFLIFHIVLATVAAVFGITTLTLGFKAKYAKHRKWGRVTAMIWFVTAITGVAVYVLLYIFYPGGHTLPVWKVIMGG
- a CDS encoding nucleoside deaminase, which translates into the protein MDNHYEYLLLAFEEAEKAKEEGTYPIGAVIIDSNGTVVSRGRNRVFSSCDTTSHAEIDAIRKAGHKIVDVESKKFVVKNGLTLYTTCEPCPMCTGTIVLSKTKKVVWAANDADIGAFKKFKEMTSPLPIYNDLFNDIEIVAAPYSDLEIRQRRMLAEWNNELICDAEC
- a CDS encoding AAA family ATPase, encoding MLYIFGGLPGTGKSALSSALASELRAPYLRVDVVEQAMRVAGVKVDGPEGYIVCYEIARQNLILGLDVIADTVNPIHYTRQAWRNVAESLEIPYVEIEVVCSDECVHKHRVTTRTTDIPGFTLPTWDEVKNRHYEAWDRDHIVIDTAHQTVTESWMLLREQLSLKK